In Streptomyces ambofaciens ATCC 23877, a single genomic region encodes these proteins:
- a CDS encoding thioesterase II family protein, which translates to MATSSDASDLWVRRFHPAPQAPVRLLCLPHAGGSASYYFPVSQRLAPRVETLAVQYPGRQDRRNESCLESVRDLADRIVEVLGPWQDKPLALFGHSLGATVAFEVALRLEARGSLPLALIASGRRAPSAPRDERVHLRDDEGLLAEIRRLDGTQSQLLEDDEIRRMVLPSIRADYKAAETYRYEPGPPLSTPVYALTGDSDPKATTDEVRAWADHTTGRFEMNVYPGGHFYLNAHAPAVTEEIAAWLVPAATAGR; encoded by the coding sequence ATGGCGACGAGCAGCGACGCGAGCGACCTGTGGGTGCGCCGCTTCCATCCCGCACCCCAGGCACCGGTCCGGCTGCTCTGCCTGCCGCACGCGGGCGGCTCCGCGAGCTACTACTTCCCGGTCTCACAACGTCTCGCTCCGCGCGTCGAGACCCTGGCCGTGCAGTACCCGGGCAGGCAGGACCGCAGGAACGAGTCGTGCCTGGAGTCGGTGCGGGACCTGGCCGACCGGATCGTCGAGGTCCTCGGCCCGTGGCAGGACAAGCCACTGGCGTTGTTCGGGCACAGTCTGGGTGCCACCGTCGCCTTCGAGGTGGCTCTGCGTCTGGAAGCACGGGGCAGCCTGCCCCTGGCGCTCATCGCGTCCGGGCGCCGCGCCCCGAGCGCGCCCCGGGACGAGCGGGTCCACCTGCGGGACGACGAGGGCCTGCTGGCGGAGATCAGGCGACTGGACGGCACCCAGTCCCAACTGCTCGAGGACGACGAGATCAGGCGCATGGTCCTGCCGTCGATCCGCGCCGACTACAAGGCCGCCGAGACCTACCGTTACGAGCCCGGCCCGCCGCTGTCGACGCCCGTCTATGCCCTGACAGGGGACTCGGACCCCAAGGCCACCACGGACGAGGTCCGCGCATGGGCCGACCACACCACGGGACGCTTCGAGATGAACGTGTATCCGGGTGGTCACTTCTATCTCAACGCCCATGCTCCGGCGGTGACCGAGGAGATCGCCGCATGGCTGGTACCTGCCGCCACCGCCGGCCGCTAG
- a CDS encoding cold-shock protein, with amino-acid sequence MAVGKIIRFDEFRGYGFIAPDNGGEDVFIHVNDLAFDKRLLGPGMKVEFDVEEGDRGLKASRVRIQNGSAERERPGSLPVRSFSAPAGPSGLLPEDGLCDVLSVKEYIEEVTETILRTAPTVTSEQILQVRQGLVQVALSHGWIDAEPGADTRAGGPVPSAGAGMTG; translated from the coding sequence GTGGCGGTTGGCAAGATCATTCGGTTTGACGAGTTCCGGGGCTACGGATTCATCGCGCCCGACAACGGTGGCGAGGATGTGTTCATTCACGTCAACGACCTCGCCTTCGACAAGAGGCTGCTCGGTCCCGGAATGAAGGTGGAGTTCGACGTCGAGGAGGGCGACCGCGGCCTCAAGGCCAGCAGGGTACGCATCCAGAACGGGAGCGCCGAGCGTGAGCGCCCGGGTTCGCTGCCGGTGAGGTCGTTCTCGGCTCCCGCCGGTCCCTCGGGCCTCCTCCCGGAGGACGGACTGTGTGACGTCCTCTCGGTGAAGGAGTACATCGAGGAGGTCACCGAGACCATTCTCCGGACCGCTCCGACCGTGACCTCCGAGCAGATCCTGCAGGTCCGTCAAGGCCTCGTGCAGGTCGCACTGTCGCACGGCTGGATCGACGCGGAGCCCGGGGCGGACACCCGGGCCGGCGGACCGGTGCCGTCGGCCGGCGCCGGCATGACGGGCTGA
- a CDS encoding SAM-dependent methyltransferase → MTHPREEVRARLQTDRPHSARVWNYLLGGKDNYPVDSEAGEVILTTFPEFAAVARVQRRFLARAVRFLAGEAGVRQFLDIGTGLPTADNTHELAQRIAPESRIVYVDNDPLVLVHAQALLTSSDEGACAYIDADVRDPERILAEAAKTLDLSRPVALTMLGIMGQISDAERPAELVSSLLSGLPAGSYLALSDGTNTNEALNTAVGVYNGQSANTYHLRSPQEIASFFTGLELVEPGVVSTAAWRQDPEQAAESTADVSVCGVAIKH, encoded by the coding sequence ATGACTCATCCGCGCGAAGAAGTCAGGGCCAGACTTCAGACCGATCGCCCGCACTCGGCCCGTGTCTGGAACTACCTGCTGGGAGGCAAGGACAACTATCCCGTCGACAGTGAGGCCGGCGAGGTCATCCTGACGACGTTCCCGGAGTTCGCCGCCGTCGCCCGGGTGCAACGACGCTTCCTCGCGCGCGCCGTGCGCTTCCTGGCGGGAGAGGCCGGGGTCCGCCAGTTCCTCGACATCGGCACCGGCCTGCCCACCGCGGACAACACGCACGAGCTGGCCCAGCGCATCGCGCCGGAGAGCCGCATCGTGTACGTGGACAACGACCCCCTCGTCCTGGTCCACGCGCAGGCACTGCTCACCAGCAGCGACGAGGGCGCGTGCGCCTACATCGACGCCGACGTCAGGGACCCGGAACGCATCCTGGCCGAAGCCGCGAAGACCCTGGACCTCAGCCGACCGGTCGCCCTGACCATGCTGGGGATCATGGGTCAGATCTCCGACGCCGAACGCCCCGCGGAACTGGTGAGTTCGCTGCTGTCGGGTCTGCCGGCGGGGAGCTATCTCGCCCTGAGCGACGGCACGAACACCAACGAGGCGCTCAACACGGCGGTCGGTGTCTACAACGGCCAGTCGGCCAACACCTACCATCTGCGGTCGCCGCAGGAGATCGCCTCCTTCTTCACCGGGCTGGAACTGGTGGAGCCGGGGGTCGTGTCGACGGCTGCCTGGAGGCAGGACCCCGAGCAGGCCGCGGAGTCGACGGCCGACGTCTCCGTCTGCGGTGTCGCGATCAAGCACTGA
- a CDS encoding helix-turn-helix transcriptional regulator, with protein MLVHRDEQLAHLRWAFHACEKHGHGQVALVTGAVGSGKTQVLETFGEWAATAGGQVLSAAGSRAEQGLHFGVLGQLLHSARLKPEGIREVEELIREVALAVPTAEARSGAAPETLAEALTADGLWAPLLRTAFDTFLTLAGRGPLVLAVDDLQHTDAASLHCLLYVTRRLRNARIMVLLSEATTLRPAHPLFHAELRSLPRFTRVTLPLLTADSVSRLLGEEAGTPDVRGDGAGAPDVREEAGRILRVTGGNPLLSQALVDERAHRGTDSAPDTGARAGDTFERAVLDCLYRHEPGVRLVAQALAALDRPASPELLGQLLDVLPDSTVPAVRVLEGAGLVHAGRLRHPRIVLAVRSDMPAEERRRLHQRAAEVLHENGAEASVVAEHLVASAWTDGAWVVPVLRDAAAHALSTGRPDHAAACLRLGGRAETDKDRRNSLMAMLITARWQVNPLAVTGQVSQLVEAARADESSPSTAVSAVPYLLWQGRAEEAAEAISGCGAGDHGPASNELRLTRLLIALSHPDYLGTVREDPSSWTRAATAPDSASPLLQAVSVLGNALMPTGGVDTVAAAEQLLERHHTDSGSLGLLTAPLLALLCAGPADRVAVWGERLLARQGVQHTPAWRGVIRAIHAEATLRLGDMDAAERGARLALEDLPAPAWGVAVGGPLGTLITCTTESGRLFEAERWLSQPVPAGVFRTPVGAHYLIARGRHHLAMGQHQAAAADLHRSGELVRSWGIDVAGLVPWRLELARVQLSLGHRTHAAQLLQEQLQVSRGLDDRTRGRALRLLASTATPVLRRKLLSKAVTVLQACSDQQELARALSDTSQTLPQTGDAPRARLFVRRAGRLAQASGRAPALPQQVQRRSAPSDAAPTGGSSSDASSDGFESRDQDGLLSEAERRVAVLAARGRTNRQISNELYITVSTVEQHLTRVYRKLDVKSRTDLPNRLMALAEPMA; from the coding sequence CTGTGAGAAGCACGGACACGGACAGGTGGCGCTGGTCACCGGCGCTGTGGGCAGCGGTAAGACCCAGGTGCTGGAGACCTTCGGGGAGTGGGCTGCCACCGCCGGTGGGCAGGTGCTGAGCGCCGCCGGGTCACGCGCCGAGCAGGGACTCCATTTCGGAGTGCTCGGGCAACTCCTGCACAGCGCGCGGCTCAAACCGGAGGGGATCCGGGAGGTCGAGGAGCTGATACGCGAGGTCGCGCTGGCGGTGCCCACGGCGGAGGCCCGAAGCGGCGCGGCGCCCGAGACCTTAGCCGAGGCCCTGACAGCGGACGGGCTCTGGGCGCCACTGCTGCGGACCGCCTTCGACACGTTCCTGACCCTGGCCGGCCGAGGGCCTCTGGTGCTGGCGGTCGACGACCTCCAGCACACGGACGCCGCCTCACTGCACTGTCTGCTCTACGTCACCCGAAGACTCAGAAACGCACGCATCATGGTGCTGCTCTCGGAGGCGACGACGCTGCGTCCGGCGCATCCGCTCTTCCACGCGGAGCTGCGCAGCCTGCCTCGCTTCACCCGGGTCACCCTGCCGCTCCTCACCGCCGACTCCGTCTCCCGGCTGCTCGGCGAGGAGGCCGGGACACCCGACGTACGCGGCGACGGGGCCGGGGCACCGGACGTACGCGAGGAGGCCGGGCGGATCCTGAGGGTGACCGGCGGCAATCCGCTGCTGTCCCAGGCGCTGGTCGACGAACGGGCCCACCGCGGGACGGACAGCGCCCCCGATACCGGAGCGAGGGCCGGCGACACCTTCGAGAGGGCCGTGCTCGACTGCCTCTATCGCCACGAGCCGGGCGTTCGCCTGGTGGCCCAGGCGCTCGCCGCGCTGGACCGCCCGGCCTCACCGGAGCTGCTCGGTCAACTGCTCGACGTGCTGCCCGACTCCACCGTGCCCGCCGTCCGCGTCCTCGAGGGCGCGGGGCTCGTCCACGCGGGCCGGCTGCGCCATCCACGGATCGTGCTCGCGGTGCGTTCCGACATGCCGGCCGAGGAACGGCGGCGGCTGCACCAGCGGGCGGCCGAGGTGTTGCACGAGAACGGTGCGGAAGCGAGCGTGGTCGCCGAGCATCTGGTGGCCTCGGCGTGGACGGACGGTGCCTGGGTGGTGCCCGTCCTCCGGGACGCCGCGGCGCACGCGCTGTCCACCGGCCGCCCCGACCACGCCGCCGCGTGTCTGCGCCTGGGCGGTCGAGCCGAGACCGACAAGGACCGGCGCAACTCTCTGATGGCGATGCTGATCACCGCCCGGTGGCAGGTGAATCCGCTGGCCGTGACCGGTCAGGTGAGTCAGTTGGTGGAGGCGGCGCGGGCCGACGAGTCGTCCCCTTCCACGGCCGTGTCCGCGGTGCCGTACCTGTTGTGGCAGGGACGGGCGGAGGAGGCGGCCGAGGCGATCAGCGGTTGTGGTGCGGGCGACCACGGCCCCGCGTCGAACGAGCTGCGGCTGACCCGCCTGCTGATCGCGCTGTCCCATCCGGACTACCTGGGGACGGTACGGGAGGACCCGAGCTCCTGGACGCGGGCGGCGACGGCACCGGACTCCGCCAGTCCGCTGCTGCAGGCCGTGTCGGTGCTCGGCAACGCGCTGATGCCGACCGGCGGGGTGGACACCGTGGCCGCCGCGGAGCAGCTGCTGGAGCGGCATCATACGGACAGTGGCTCCCTGGGTCTGTTGACCGCCCCCCTCCTGGCGTTGCTCTGTGCCGGCCCCGCCGACCGGGTCGCGGTCTGGGGCGAACGGCTGCTGGCACGACAGGGTGTCCAGCACACACCGGCCTGGCGGGGTGTCATACGGGCGATCCACGCGGAAGCGACGCTGCGGCTGGGAGACATGGACGCGGCGGAGCGGGGCGCGCGGTTGGCGCTGGAGGATCTGCCCGCGCCTGCGTGGGGCGTGGCCGTCGGTGGTCCCCTGGGCACCCTGATCACCTGCACGACCGAGAGTGGCCGGCTGTTCGAGGCCGAACGCTGGCTGTCGCAGCCGGTACCGGCCGGCGTCTTCCGCACTCCGGTGGGCGCCCACTATCTGATCGCCCGGGGCCGGCACCATCTGGCCATGGGACAGCACCAGGCGGCCGCGGCCGATCTGCACCGCAGCGGTGAGTTGGTCCGTTCCTGGGGCATCGACGTGGCCGGACTGGTTCCGTGGCGCCTGGAGCTGGCCCGGGTACAGCTCAGCCTCGGCCACAGAACGCACGCCGCGCAACTGCTGCAGGAGCAGCTGCAGGTGTCCCGCGGGCTGGACGACCGTACTCGCGGGCGGGCGCTGCGGCTGCTGGCTTCCACGGCCACGCCGGTTCTGCGGCGCAAGCTGCTGTCCAAGGCGGTGACCGTGTTGCAGGCATGCAGTGACCAGCAGGAGCTGGCCCGGGCCCTGTCCGACACGAGTCAGACGCTCCCACAGACCGGTGACGCCCCACGGGCCCGGCTGTTCGTACGTCGCGCCGGCCGGCTGGCACAGGCCTCGGGCCGGGCTCCAGCGCTGCCGCAGCAGGTGCAGCGACGGTCCGCGCCCAGCGACGCGGCGCCGACGGGGGGTTCCTCCTCGGATGCGTCTTCGGACGGCTTCGAGTCCCGGGATCAGGACGGTCTGCTGAGCGAGGCCGAGCGAAGGGTCGCGGTACTGGCGGCACGGGGGCGTACCAACCGGCAGATCTCCAACGAGCTCTACATCACGGTGAGTACGGTGGAGCAGCACCTCACCCGGGTGTACCGGAAGCTGGACGTCAAGAGCCGCACGGACCTGCCGAACCGGCTCATGGCCCTTGCCGAGCCGATGGCCTAG
- the rfbB gene encoding dTDP-glucose 4,6-dehydratase produces MRIVVTGGAGFIGSHFVRQAVTGAYTGGTAPEVVVLDKLTYAGNRANLAPAEDYPGLTFVRGDICDPALVADVLTGCDLVVHFAAESHVDRSISGSEEFIRTNVLGTQVLLDASLRAEVQKFVHVSTDEVYGSIDEGSWSEDRPLEPNSPYSASKASSDLLVRAFHRTHGLPVCVTRCSNNYGPYQNPEKMIPLFVTQLLDGRKVPLYGDGGHVRDWLHVDDHCRAIALVAEKGEAGEVYNIGGGTELANRDLTERLLRMVGADWSMVENVADRKGHDRRYSVDIAKISTELGYRPRVSFEEGLAETVEWYRKQRDWWEPLKKRGSTLR; encoded by the coding sequence ATGCGTATCGTCGTGACCGGCGGCGCCGGGTTCATCGGTTCCCACTTCGTCCGGCAGGCCGTGACCGGCGCGTACACCGGCGGTACCGCGCCCGAGGTGGTGGTGCTGGACAAACTCACCTACGCCGGCAACAGGGCCAACCTGGCTCCGGCGGAGGACTACCCGGGACTGACCTTCGTACGCGGCGACATCTGTGACCCCGCACTGGTCGCGGATGTACTCACGGGCTGCGACCTGGTCGTGCATTTCGCCGCGGAATCACATGTGGACCGCTCGATCAGCGGATCCGAGGAATTCATCCGGACCAATGTCCTCGGCACCCAGGTACTGCTGGACGCCTCCCTGCGCGCCGAGGTGCAGAAGTTCGTCCACGTCTCGACGGACGAGGTCTACGGCTCGATCGACGAAGGTTCGTGGAGCGAGGACCGGCCACTGGAGCCCAACTCCCCCTATTCGGCGTCCAAGGCATCCTCCGATCTCCTGGTGCGCGCTTTTCATCGCACCCACGGACTGCCGGTCTGCGTCACCCGGTGTTCCAACAACTACGGCCCGTACCAGAACCCCGAGAAGATGATCCCGCTCTTTGTGACCCAGTTGCTGGACGGGCGGAAAGTGCCGTTGTACGGGGATGGCGGTCACGTGCGGGACTGGTTGCACGTGGACGACCACTGCCGGGCCATCGCGCTGGTGGCGGAAAAGGGAGAAGCGGGCGAGGTCTACAACATCGGCGGCGGTACCGAGCTGGCCAACCGTGACCTCACCGAGCGGCTGCTGCGCATGGTCGGCGCTGATTGGTCCATGGTGGAGAACGTGGCGGACCGAAAGGGCCACGACCGTCGGTACTCGGTCGACATCGCGAAGATTTCCACGGAACTCGGCTACCGCCCGCGGGTCTCTTTCGAGGAAGGGCTGGCGGAAACCGTCGAGTGGTACAGGAAGCAGCGAGACTGGTGGGAGCCGCTGAAGAAGCGCGGCAGTACCCTTCGGTAG
- the rfbA gene encoding glucose-1-phosphate thymidylyltransferase RfbA, protein MKGIVLAGGSGTRLYPLTHAVSKQLLPVYNKPMIYYPLSVLMLGGIKDILVISTPSHTGLFRELLGDGSRLGLSIEYAEQPRANGIAEAFVIGEKFIGDDSVALILGDNIFHGPGLSDLLNDQCKNVDGCVLFGYAVKDPERYGVGETDGRGELISLEEKPVAPRSNLAVTGLYLYDNGVVDIARHVRPSARGELEITDVNRAYLQQGRARMVNLGRGFAWLDTGTHDSLLQAGQYIQVLEERQGVRIACLEEIAFRMGFIDSAACYALGGQLGTSEYGAYLMAIASADH, encoded by the coding sequence ATGAAAGGGATCGTTCTGGCCGGGGGGAGCGGAACGCGACTTTATCCGCTCACCCATGCCGTGTCCAAGCAGTTACTGCCCGTCTACAACAAGCCGATGATCTACTATCCGCTCTCGGTCCTCATGCTCGGCGGCATCAAGGACATCCTGGTGATATCGACTCCCTCGCACACAGGTCTCTTCCGGGAGCTGCTGGGTGACGGGAGTCGACTCGGTCTCTCCATCGAATACGCTGAACAGCCGCGGGCCAACGGCATCGCGGAGGCCTTCGTCATCGGTGAAAAATTCATCGGCGATGACTCGGTGGCGCTGATTCTGGGTGACAACATCTTTCACGGTCCCGGTCTTTCGGACCTGCTGAACGATCAGTGCAAAAACGTCGACGGATGTGTGCTGTTCGGCTACGCGGTGAAGGACCCGGAACGCTACGGCGTCGGGGAGACCGATGGCCGGGGTGAGCTGATATCGCTGGAGGAGAAGCCAGTCGCCCCCCGATCGAACCTGGCTGTCACCGGACTTTATCTCTACGACAACGGCGTAGTGGACATCGCGCGGCACGTTCGGCCGTCGGCCCGTGGCGAACTGGAGATCACGGACGTCAACCGGGCTTATCTCCAGCAGGGCCGGGCCAGAATGGTCAACCTGGGCCGCGGATTCGCCTGGCTCGACACCGGAACACACGATTCACTGCTCCAGGCCGGTCAGTACATCCAGGTTCTGGAGGAGCGCCAGGGCGTGCGGATCGCCTGCCTGGAGGAGATCGCCTTCCGTATGGGATTCATCGACTCCGCCGCCTGCTACGCCCTGGGCGGCCAGCTGGGCACATCCGAGTACGGTGCCTATCTCATGGCCATCGCGAGCGCGGATCACTGA